The sequence below is a genomic window from Aspergillus nidulans FGSC A4 chromosome V.
TTATGGGTTTGGGTTTGGCTAAAGTAAATGCATCATCATTTTTTGTACATTGAATGGAAAATTTAGTTTTTATATATACCATATTATTTCATTTTTTAAATTGAATATAGTAAATTACAGCGCGACCTACTCCATCAGCTTAACTAAAGAAACTCGCTTCTCTAACCCCTTCAGGAGCCTCTATTTCGAGAGAAGATTGGGTCCATGGCGGTATTGTATTACAGCGATCAAGGGAGTCTATACGTAGGCAAGTCGTCATCATAATACCATTGGCCACGCTTTCACGTGTCCAATAGTATGTCCACTGTGTCTGACCACGGCGCTAGGACATGATCATATTTTCACCTCTCCCTGGGCGTCCTGGTTAGAAAAAGCAGGAACAGCACTCAGTAGTTGATCACTTGATGAGCATTACCGTATCATTGCTCAAAGGCAAAAAAGCTTTTATTCGTGGATGCGCTATGTGTGAAAAGGTAGCTAACAGGGATTGATTGGTTTCTTAATTCTACCTACCTAATTTCAGAGATTTTTATATAAAGAAATAGGTAATAGAAGGTTAGTTTGTTAGTTAAGCCTTGCCCATCCCTACAAGGACAAGCAAGGCCACATTCATGACCGCGATAATGACCCAGACCAAGACGGCTATAGCAGAAACAAGAAGTCCATTGCCCATTTTGACGCCGTCGGTAGCACTGCCACCGTTGTCGTCACCTTCTGCGGCGTTCTGAGGCTGGGTCTGCTCGTCTGTATCtatatctgcatctgcatcatgTACCCGCTCCATGGGCACAGTCATGTACCGGTTGCGGCAAGTAAAATAAACAAGCGGCGCGCTGACAAAGGGTAGTATAACGCTGAGCACGACCTGGCTAGCTGTAAGCGTCTTATTAAGGCCTTCCTTCCCCACCGCCCCAGCAATCACAATACTGGGGATGATGCTGATAGAACGGGTGATGAGCCTACGGAGCCAAGGGCGAATACTCCAGTTGAGCATCCCCTCGGACACCATTTGTCCGGCCATGGTGCAGACAATGCCGGCAGAAAGAccggaaaggagaagggccagTGCGAAGACCGTCCCCGCCGCTttggagatggaagacgaTAAAAGGTTGTAGATACCGAAGAGGTCTGCGTCGTCTGTTGCAGAGGGGGTGTTGTAGAGGGAagcaccagcaacaatgAGGATGGAGCTATTCACAAAGAGTGCGAAGGTGAATAGGGACAGAGCGAGCTCAATGATTGAGTATTTCATGCAGCCGCGAATTGCACGGAGAGATGGGCGGTACTCGACTTCACCGTTTGTACTGCCAATGCAGACGGTTGGGTCGGCGTAGCCGGAGATGACGTCGAATTCTTTGAGGCGGGCCTGTACAATACCACTGCCTAAGAACATGGAGTGGGGCATGACAGTTGCGCCGAGGATGCCGCAGCTTTGGTATAACCTATGAAGGTCAGTATGTCCCTACGATGGAGAGAATGATGGTGTACCCATTAGATTGAACTACGGCCGGGGACGGGAGGTAGCCGCGGAACACGTCTCCGATCGACTGCTCTTTGATGAGAGATAGCTGGATGCAGAAGCATATGACTACTCCCAGCACCAAGGCCATGACAAAGAACTCAAACAGCCGCAGACCCCACATTGAGCCATTCGGTCTGTAGAAGATCAGGATAAAGAGAACATCTGCCAGGGTGATGGCGCAGCCCGCAACAAGTGGGATATTaaggaggaggttgagggaGATTGCAGAGCCCACGACCTAAACCGATATTTAGTAAATTTGGTCAAAAGTGAAATATAGTGCCCGTACCTCTGCTATATCCGTTGCAACAATAGCTGCCTCAGCGAAGATATACAGGATGATCGTCAACCATTTGGGAAGATGCTCCCTGCAATTCTCCGCGAGGTTCAACCCTGTCACTGTCCCAAGCTTTATACATAGCGACTGCAGGAAGATCGCGAACAGGTTCGACAGGAGGACGATAAAGAGGAGCGCGTATCGAAAGTCCGCACCGGCTGCAACATCGGTGGCATAGTTTCCTGGGTCGATATAGGCGACAGCAACAAGAAAACCTGGCCCGACGAAACGGGCGAACTTGAGGAGGCTCTGGGAGACGCGAGCTGGAATGGAAGAGATATGCGGAAAGGCTGGAAAAGAACGGCGAGGCGAATCACTGTTTCTCTCAGGCTGGTGCCTGGAGTATGCAGAGACCGCCCCGCCGGCT
It includes:
- a CDS encoding uncharacterized protein (transcript_id=CADANIAT00003437) produces the protein MNCPSRTDDTLGHPGWNQNPPPLNADATTREDFNGMANSKVRRGHISGLGEGGGISVLESPVPVPNSRDESALKAGAAGGAVSAYSRHQPERNSDSPRRSFPAFPHISSIPARVSQSLLKFARFVGPGFLVAVAYIDPGNYATDVAAGADFRYALLFIVLLSNLFAIFLQSLCIKLGTVTGLNLAENCREHLPKWLTIILYIFAEAAIVATDIAEVVGSAISLNLLLNIPLVAGCAITLADVLFILIFYRPNGSMWGLRLFEFFVMALVLGVVICFCIQLSLIKEQSIGDVFRGYLPSPAVVQSNGLYQSCGILGATVMPHSMFLGSGIVQARLKEFDVISGYADPTVCIGSTNGEVEYRPSLRAIRGCMKYSIIELALSLFTFALFVNSSILIVAGASLYNTPSATDDADLFGIYNLLSSSISKAAGTVFALALLLSGLSAGIVCTMAGQMVSEGMLNWSIRPWLRRLITRSISIIPSIVIAGAVGKEGLNKTLTASQVVLSVILPFVSAPLVYFTCRNRYMTVPMERVHDADADIDTDEQTQPQNAAEGDDNGGSATDGVKMGNGLLVSAIAVLVWVIIAVMNVALLVLVGMGKA